From one Salvelinus sp. IW2-2015 unplaced genomic scaffold, ASM291031v2 Un_scaffold4069, whole genome shotgun sequence genomic stretch:
- the LOC112076825 gene encoding laminin subunit alpha-5-like codes for MLCWWPRGPLLGQSYLDLSPDSIPGLRNNFYAGFGFRTDQKNGLMFYYHQAQDGVCQVFLDKGHVVVRAADSEVKTQKTYNDDNDHYLTLYSNNNGLRLYVDDVLEKAGDTGGGGASSHAVLLPGGVYLGGTPDNSLNNLTGCLSNLFIKRDKPSQMVMNLINAKENVDVPLDCPAAKKPQQILATLPRQKRPKVPGPGGFVGCVRDLELNEESPASPSTSLGVVPCFQTALQPGAYFSSQGGHMAIDESLTLGRNLEVQLEVRPVSDSGLLLHAGSRAGRQLSLYLYQGTVTVTVNSGNGEFYTSFTPEESLCDGRWHSITSGREGVVGRVGGGERWTGNEGRPGPVPPPRAGGWYRGPGPACWAGLGGILALPEGGDTWPLESESWTSWGARNWAKLEVQAVCARLGGLLCGSGGVRGRRGGGGRTDEAGASTGREGGDGRANVSAPMWMQPATTCGGRTRPTTGPRRLCLGEHKMRNIAPPAHGDTIELFNCQKNNTFQMHV; via the exons ATGCTTTGCTG gtgGCCGCGAGGCCCACTTCTCGGCCAGAGTTACCTGGACTTGTCTCCAGACAGCATCCCTGGTCTCAGGAACAACTTCTACGCCGGCTTCGGCTTCCGCACAGACCAGAAGAACGGACTCATGTTCTACTACCACCAGGCTCAG GACGGTGTGTGTCAGGTGTTCCTGGATAAGGGTCATGTGGTTGTGAGGGCGGCTGACAGCGAGGTGAAGACTCAGAAGACCTACAACGATGACAACGATCATTATTTAACTCTGTACAGCAACAACAACGG gttACGTCTGTATGTGGATGACGTCCTGGAGAAGGCTGGGGATACTGGTGGTGGAGGGGCCAGCAGCCATGCGGTGCTACTACCTGGAGGGGTCTACCTGGGAGGAACACCTGACAACAGCCTCAACAACCTCACCGGCTGTCTTAGCAACCTGTTCATCAAGAG AGACAAGCCTTCTCAGATGGTGATGAACCTGATCAATGCGAAGGAGAACGTCGACGTTCCTCTAGACTGTCCCGCTGCCAAGAAACCTCAGCAGATCCTGGCCACACTCCCACGCCAGAAGAGGCCTAAG GTGCCAGGTCCAGGAGGGTTTGTGGGCTGTGTGAGGGACCTGGAGCTGAATGAGGAGAGCCCAGCCAGTCCCTCCACCAGCCTGGGGGTTGTACCCTGCTTCCAGACCGCTCTGCAGCCTGGGGCATACTTCTCTTCCCAGGGAGGACACATGGCCATAG atgAGTCCCTGACGTTGGGCCGGAACCTGGAGGTCCAGCTGGAGGTCAGGCCGGTGTCAGACTCTGGTCTCCTGTTGCATGCTGGTTCCAGGGCAGGACGACAGCTCAGCCTCTACCTCTATCAGGGAACCGTAACTGTCACAGTAAACAGTGGCAACGGAGAGTTCTACACCTCCTTCACACCAGAGGAATCCTTGTGTGACGGACGCTGGCACAGTATCACAA GCGGCAGGGAGGGGGTGGTGGGGCGTGTGGGTGGGGGAGAGCGCTGGACTGGGAATGAGGGGAGACCGGGGCCGGTGCCGCCACCGAGGGCGGGGGGTTGGTACCGTGGTCCAGGACCGGCGTGCTGGGCAGGCCTGGGGGGGATACTTGCGTTGCCTGAGGGGGGAGACACATGGCCATTGGAG AGTGAGTCCTGGACCAGTTGGGGGGCGCGGAACTGGGCCAAGCTGGAAGTGCAGGCCGTGTGTGCGAGACTCGGGGGTCTCCTGTGTGGCAGTGGCGGGGTCAGgggcaggaggggggggggggggcgcacggACGAGGCGGGAGCCTCTACGGGTCGTGAGGGAGGGGACGG AAGAGCTAACGTGTCAGCTCCCATGTGGATGCAGCCAGCGACAACATGTGGTGGCCGCACAAGGCCGACCACAGGGCCAAGGAGGCTGTGCCTGGGGGAGCACAAGATGAGGAACATCGCCCCCCCTGCCCATGGAGATACGATAGAGCTTTTCAACTGTCAAAAGAATAACACGTTCCAAATGCACGTGTAA